A region of Streptomyces sp. NBC_01788 DNA encodes the following proteins:
- the fxsT gene encoding FxSxx-COOH system tetratricopeptide repeat protein: MLHALSGLEAPDPADRPAVLLVVDDHVSMRVWEETIGRLADGLARQERLGRITTARLLSSDDTEPARIRLDHLPPGTTRHRVVLVLTDGLAAGWRAGAVLPLLRELGRSEPLAVLHLLPQRLWFRTGLDVHRMRLSATHPWAPNDSLRWELRTSPLEPVEDAGARAGVVPVPVLEATERSLSCWVDLVAGRGSGEQEMSGVRARDWKRRPDAARALPWLHGVPDPDSAVPARERVSDFRAAASPTAFALATRLAAAPLTLPVMAALTASVPGAGPAHLTELLMSGLVRPASGDAERAADVTFSFGPDNRQELLALSRRRDTVRVLHDVRALIAPEGAEPVRPGDGDPPETDHVPRVTPYNVAFLRVELAALRALSGRFLPQAERLARALREYDRENTVSLRKGAGPRPGRTVPRAQDTTAEGATAMSTTQQEPAVESGRPTQPRVWGNIPPRNPYFTGRVDLLERLSERLREGSTTTVLPEAIHGMGGVGKTQLAIEYAYRHQSEYDIVWWIPAERPGQIGQALVELAQRLGIVTTSEANIAGPAVREALREGRPYSRWLLIFDNADSPERVRDYFPTGGSGTILITSRNRRWSVVGPSLEVDVFTREESKELLRRSGPDDLADADADLLADALGDLPLALEQAAAWRAETGMPVSEYLRLFEHKRSELLEVSPPPDYQLPVAAAWNVSLDHLETRSLTALRLLQLCSYFAPDPISRSIFSGLGGSTIDPELDRALNDPMRLARAIREINRYSLARIDHRTNSIEMHRLVQAVLINRMSPGEQKRMRDGAHTLLAAADPKEPTQSANWPRYAELYGHVIASGAVESDQPWVRQLVRNIARYLWYWGDHKVAREFTEQVWETWQQLFGEEDQQTLLVGWWLGFLHLKAGRYDDASRIAAQLKNVYARTAPPDREDTREDALQTMNLEAAVRRVQGDFATGTQLDQTAYDRARRAFGEDDPVTQTTAHNLGVSLRLVGEFQRALELDRRTHALKTRLFGRDHQQSLMTEASIAIDVRETGDYVGARSLQQAVVDGYRTIFGPRNPTTLQTLRQLGESCRKEGDHATALELAREAFTQFTRRYGDTHPESLTAALTLAVALRHNGELEAARDRGERACERFRRLFRSDHPHVLAADIDLAVTYRLLGRVEEAKEQDEQALRSLTERLGESHPITLACAINLASDLSALGRTDDARELGQKTAALCTAKMGEDHPTTLVCRANLALDLIAVGREAEGEALHAEVVSRMERVLDEPRQAGPHPATLHVRSRERANCDIDPMPL, translated from the coding sequence GTGCTGCACGCCCTGAGCGGACTGGAGGCGCCGGACCCGGCCGATCGCCCCGCCGTCCTGCTCGTCGTCGACGACCACGTGAGCATGCGCGTCTGGGAGGAGACGATCGGCCGGCTGGCCGACGGGCTCGCCCGTCAGGAGCGGCTGGGCCGGATCACCACCGCGCGGCTGCTGAGTTCGGACGACACCGAGCCGGCCCGGATCCGGCTGGACCACCTGCCTCCCGGCACCACCCGGCACCGGGTGGTGCTGGTGCTGACCGACGGACTCGCCGCGGGGTGGCGGGCGGGCGCGGTGCTGCCTCTGCTGCGGGAACTCGGCCGGTCCGAACCGCTCGCCGTGCTGCATCTGCTGCCGCAGCGGCTGTGGTTCCGCACCGGCCTGGACGTGCACCGCATGCGCCTGAGCGCCACACATCCCTGGGCGCCGAACGACTCCTTGCGGTGGGAGCTGCGCACCTCCCCCCTCGAACCCGTCGAAGACGCCGGCGCCCGGGCCGGCGTGGTTCCGGTGCCCGTCCTGGAAGCGACCGAGCGCTCCCTGTCCTGCTGGGTCGACCTGGTGGCCGGACGCGGGTCCGGGGAGCAGGAGATGTCCGGCGTCCGGGCCCGTGACTGGAAGCGGCGACCGGACGCCGCGCGGGCGTTGCCCTGGCTCCACGGCGTCCCCGACCCCGACAGCGCCGTCCCCGCCCGGGAGCGCGTCTCGGACTTCCGCGCCGCCGCCTCGCCCACCGCCTTCGCGCTCGCCACCCGGCTGGCGGCGGCGCCGCTGACGCTGCCGGTGATGGCGGCGTTGACCGCGTCCGTGCCGGGCGCCGGGCCCGCCCACCTCACCGAGCTGCTGATGAGCGGACTCGTGCGGCCGGCGAGCGGGGACGCCGAGCGCGCCGCCGACGTGACCTTCTCCTTCGGTCCGGACAACCGCCAGGAGTTATTGGCGCTGTCCCGTCGCCGTGACACCGTCCGGGTGCTGCACGATGTGCGGGCGCTGATCGCACCGGAGGGCGCCGAGCCGGTCCGGCCGGGCGACGGCGACCCGCCCGAAACGGACCATGTCCCGCGGGTGACCCCGTACAACGTCGCCTTCCTGCGCGTCGAACTGGCCGCGTTGCGCGCCCTGTCCGGACGCTTCCTGCCACAAGCCGAGCGGCTCGCCCGCGCGCTGCGCGAGTACGACCGCGAGAACACCGTGAGCCTGCGCAAAGGCGCGGGCCCCCGCCCCGGGCGCACCGTCCCTCGCGCGCAAGACACAACTGCAGAAGGAGCCACGGCCATGTCCACCACGCAGCAGGAACCCGCGGTGGAGAGCGGGCGTCCGACGCAGCCGCGCGTCTGGGGCAACATCCCCCCGCGCAACCCGTACTTCACCGGCCGCGTGGATCTTCTGGAGCGGCTGAGCGAACGCCTGCGCGAGGGTTCGACGACGACCGTGCTGCCGGAGGCCATCCACGGCATGGGCGGCGTCGGCAAGACCCAGCTGGCCATCGAGTACGCCTACCGGCACCAGTCCGAGTACGACATCGTCTGGTGGATCCCCGCCGAGCGCCCCGGCCAGATCGGCCAGGCCCTCGTCGAACTCGCCCAGCGGCTCGGCATCGTCACCACTTCCGAGGCCAACATCGCCGGACCCGCGGTGCGCGAGGCGCTGCGCGAGGGGCGCCCCTACTCCCGCTGGCTGCTGATCTTCGACAACGCCGACAGTCCCGAGCGGGTCCGCGACTACTTCCCGACCGGGGGCAGCGGCACCATCCTCATCACCTCACGCAACCGCCGCTGGAGCGTGGTCGGCCCCTCCCTCGAAGTCGACGTCTTCACCCGGGAGGAGAGCAAGGAGCTGCTGCGCCGCTCCGGTCCCGACGATCTCGCCGACGCCGACGCGGACCTCCTCGCCGACGCCCTCGGCGACCTCCCGCTCGCCCTGGAACAGGCCGCGGCCTGGCGGGCGGAGACCGGGATGCCGGTGTCGGAGTACCTGCGGCTGTTCGAGCACAAGCGCAGCGAGCTCCTCGAGGTGTCCCCGCCGCCGGACTACCAACTGCCGGTCGCCGCCGCGTGGAACGTCTCCCTCGACCATCTGGAGACCCGCAGCCTCACCGCCCTGCGCCTCCTCCAGCTCTGCTCCTACTTCGCGCCGGACCCCATTTCCCGCTCCATCTTCTCGGGCCTGGGCGGGTCCACGATCGACCCCGAGCTGGACAGGGCCCTCAACGACCCGATGCGGCTGGCCCGCGCCATCCGGGAGATCAACCGCTACTCCCTCGCCCGTATCGACCACCGGACCAACTCGATCGAGATGCACCGCCTGGTGCAGGCCGTGCTCATCAACCGGATGTCCCCCGGGGAACAGAAGCGCATGCGCGACGGCGCCCACACCCTGCTTGCCGCCGCCGACCCCAAGGAACCCACCCAGTCGGCCAACTGGCCGCGCTACGCCGAGCTCTACGGTCATGTCATCGCCTCCGGCGCGGTCGAGTCCGACCAGCCGTGGGTCCGCCAGCTCGTGCGGAACATCGCCAGGTACCTCTGGTACTGGGGAGACCACAAGGTCGCCCGCGAGTTCACCGAGCAGGTCTGGGAGACCTGGCAGCAGCTGTTCGGCGAGGAGGACCAGCAGACCCTCCTGGTGGGGTGGTGGCTCGGCTTCCTCCATCTGAAGGCGGGGCGGTACGACGACGCGTCCCGGATCGCCGCCCAGCTCAAGAACGTCTACGCCCGCACGGCGCCCCCGGACCGCGAGGACACCCGGGAGGACGCGCTGCAGACGATGAACCTGGAGGCGGCGGTACGCCGCGTCCAGGGAGACTTCGCCACCGGCACCCAACTGGACCAGACGGCCTACGACCGGGCCCGCCGTGCCTTCGGCGAGGACGACCCCGTCACGCAGACCACCGCCCACAACCTGGGGGTGAGCCTGCGGCTCGTCGGCGAGTTCCAGCGCGCGCTGGAACTGGACCGGCGCACGCACGCGCTGAAGACCCGGCTGTTCGGTCGTGATCACCAGCAGTCGCTGATGACCGAGGCGAGCATCGCCATCGACGTCCGTGAGACCGGTGACTACGTCGGCGCGCGGTCCCTTCAGCAGGCGGTCGTCGACGGCTACCGGACCATCTTCGGGCCCCGCAACCCCACGACCCTCCAGACTCTCCGGCAGCTCGGCGAGTCCTGCCGCAAGGAGGGCGACCACGCCACCGCGCTCGAGCTGGCGCGCGAGGCGTTCACGCAGTTCACCCGTCGCTACGGCGACACCCACCCGGAGTCCCTGACGGCCGCGCTCACCCTGGCGGTGGCGTTGCGGCACAACGGCGAGCTGGAGGCGGCCCGCGACCGCGGAGAGCGGGCGTGCGAGCGGTTCCGCCGGCTCTTCAGGAGCGACCATCCGCACGTTCTGGCGGCCGACATCGACCTGGCGGTGACCTACCGGCTGCTGGGCCGGGTCGAGGAGGCCAAGGAGCAGGACGAGCAGGCGCTCCGGTCGCTGACCGAGCGCCTGGGAGAGAGCCATCCGATCACGCTGGCCTGCGCCATCAACCTGGCGAGCGATCTGAGCGCGCTGGGGCGGACGGACGACGCCCGCGAACTCGGTCAGAAGACAGCGGCGTTGTGCACGGCGAAGATGGGCGAGGACCACCCCACCACGCTGGTGTGCCGGGCCAACCTCGCCCTGGACCTCATCGCCGTCGGCCGGGAGGCGGAGGGCGAGGCACTGCACGCGGAGGTCGTGAGCCGTATGGAGCGCGTCCTGGACGAACCCCGTCAGGCCGGTCCCCACCCCGCGACGCTCCACGTACGGTCCCGGGAGCGGGCCAACTGCGACATCGATCCGATGCCGCTGTGA
- a CDS encoding HEXXH motif domain-containing protein: protein MTAEPSLPHHRVPPGSLVELARGEGGPATVDLLTAAERSRRLLLLRMLDDAADLGPAWDLLSAAQRRDPAVVDELLMYPQTGMWLATVLRRLRAGAVEQDEPPPAVVLGHVRALAAAAALRAELDFSIEVPVRHGRVPLPTLGCAELPSAEPWTTATVRAEAGHAVVRTPGHTVAVPLPPGSAGPGWHPVRRLAVGPAGLRLEVALDDVDPYRTYPRPTEPSPLPEEAAARWRQTLERSWKVLLRDQPETAAAMRRGVFSLSPTPARERFRPRSVSSGDAFGGIEASEPDDAVQLAVTLVHEFQHTKLGGLLHLTPLVTPDAGSTELWYAPWRDDPRPIEGLLQGIYAFIGITRFWRAHRRATDARTATAHFEFALWRAHVSTAMEQIHRHPRLTPLGTTLLDTLRDRCAQWLAEPVPEDHLAPARLCVADHVTRWRAHHLRPAPAAVDEAVRAWLAGESGPPGALAAEPEVVPDPSARWLDCLAMLVRRRLGGADDDRHSEGPEEAAARVTEARAGDALLAAGDAAAARQAYVADLAVEPGRAGTWAGLGRALAASDTHPVAARLLCHHPERARATHEALLRTTGTPPDPVHLATWLGSPPFAAH from the coding sequence ATGACCGCTGAGCCGTCCCTGCCGCATCATCGTGTCCCGCCCGGCAGCCTCGTCGAACTGGCCCGCGGCGAGGGCGGACCGGCGACCGTGGACCTCCTGACCGCGGCCGAACGCAGCCGTCGGCTGCTGCTGTTACGGATGCTCGACGACGCCGCGGACCTGGGACCGGCGTGGGATCTGCTCAGTGCCGCGCAGCGCCGCGACCCCGCCGTCGTCGACGAGCTGCTCATGTATCCGCAGACCGGAATGTGGCTGGCCACCGTGCTGCGCCGGCTGCGTGCCGGCGCCGTGGAGCAGGACGAGCCGCCGCCGGCGGTGGTGCTCGGCCACGTCCGCGCCCTGGCCGCCGCGGCCGCGCTGCGGGCGGAACTCGACTTCAGCATCGAGGTACCGGTCCGGCACGGCAGGGTTCCCCTGCCCACCCTGGGCTGCGCCGAACTGCCCTCGGCCGAGCCGTGGACGACGGCCACCGTGCGGGCCGAAGCCGGACATGCCGTGGTCCGGACGCCGGGGCACACGGTCGCCGTACCGCTGCCGCCGGGCTCGGCGGGGCCCGGGTGGCATCCGGTACGCCGACTCGCGGTCGGCCCGGCCGGACTGCGGCTGGAAGTCGCCCTGGACGACGTCGACCCGTACCGGACGTATCCGCGGCCGACCGAGCCGAGCCCGCTGCCCGAGGAGGCCGCGGCGAGGTGGCGGCAGACGCTGGAGCGGTCCTGGAAGGTGCTGCTGCGTGACCAGCCCGAGACGGCCGCCGCGATGCGGCGGGGCGTGTTCTCTCTGAGTCCCACCCCGGCAAGGGAAAGGTTTCGGCCACGCAGCGTGTCGTCAGGGGACGCGTTCGGCGGCATCGAGGCCTCGGAGCCGGACGACGCCGTCCAACTGGCCGTCACGCTCGTGCACGAGTTCCAGCACACCAAGCTGGGCGGCCTGCTGCATCTGACACCGCTCGTGACCCCGGATGCCGGCAGTACGGAGCTGTGGTACGCGCCTTGGCGGGACGACCCCCGTCCGATCGAAGGGCTCCTTCAGGGCATCTACGCCTTCATCGGCATCACCCGCTTCTGGCGTGCCCACCGCCGTGCCACCGACGCGCGGACCGCTACGGCACACTTCGAGTTCGCGCTGTGGCGCGCCCATGTGTCCACGGCGATGGAACAGATCCACCGCCATCCACGTCTCACCCCGCTCGGCACCACCCTGCTGGACACGCTCCGCGACCGCTGCGCACAGTGGCTCGCCGAGCCCGTACCCGAGGACCACCTGGCGCCGGCCCGGCTCTGCGTCGCCGACCATGTCACGCGCTGGCGGGCCCATCATCTGCGGCCCGCCCCGGCGGCCGTGGACGAGGCCGTACGGGCCTGGCTGGCCGGCGAGAGCGGACCGCCCGGCGCCCTGGCGGCCGAGCCGGAGGTGGTGCCCGACCCCTCCGCGAGATGGCTGGACTGTCTGGCGATGCTCGTCCGCCGCCGCCTCGGCGGCGCGGACGACGACCGGCACTCCGAAGGGCCCGAAGAGGCCGCCGCACGAGTCACCGAAGCACGGGCAGGTGACGCCCTGTTGGCAGCCGGCGACGCCGCCGCGGCCCGGCAGGCGTACGTGGCAGACCTGGCCGTGGAGCCCGGACGGGCCGGCACCTGGGCGGGCCTCGGCCGGGCCCTCGCCGCCTCGGACACACACCCGGTCGCGGCCCGCCTGCTCTGTCACCACCCCGAACGGGCCCGCGCGACGCACGAAGCCCTGCTCCGCACCACCGGCACCCCACCCGACCCCGTCCATCTGGCCACGTGGCTCGGCTCACCCCCGTTCGCGGCGCACTGA
- a CDS encoding malonic semialdehyde reductase, whose product MSLALDPAAQDLLFREARTANTFSDEPVSEEQVQAIYDLVKYGPTSMNQSPLRITLVRSAEARERLVQHMAEGNQAKTATAPLVAILSADNEFHEELPHLFPHFPQAKDAFFGDRGVREGQAALNAALQAAYFIIGVRAAGLAAGPMTGLDFEGVRKEFLDDDHTPLMVVNIGKPGEDAWYPRSPRLEFDQVVTTV is encoded by the coding sequence ATGTCGCTCGCTCTTGACCCCGCCGCCCAGGACCTTCTCTTCCGTGAGGCCCGCACCGCGAACACCTTCAGCGACGAACCGGTGTCCGAGGAGCAGGTCCAGGCGATCTACGACCTGGTCAAGTACGGCCCGACGTCCATGAACCAGTCGCCGCTGCGCATCACCCTGGTCCGCTCCGCCGAGGCCCGTGAGCGTCTCGTCCAGCACATGGCGGAGGGCAACCAGGCGAAGACCGCCACCGCCCCCCTGGTCGCGATCCTCTCCGCGGACAACGAGTTCCACGAGGAACTGCCCCACCTCTTCCCGCACTTCCCCCAGGCCAAGGACGCCTTCTTCGGCGACCGCGGGGTGCGGGAGGGCCAGGCTGCCCTCAACGCCGCTCTCCAGGCCGCGTACTTCATCATCGGCGTCCGGGCCGCGGGCCTCGCCGCCGGTCCGATGACCGGCCTGGACTTCGAGGGCGTCCGCAAGGAGTTCCTGGACGACGACCACACCCCGCTGATGGTCGTCAACATCGGCAAGCCGGGCGAGGACGCCTGGTACCCGCGCTCCCCGCGTCTGGAGTTCGACCAGGTCGTCACCACGGTCTGA
- a CDS encoding cellulose-binding domain-containing protein yields the protein MRTSPLRLLRRPLTAALAAAGAVALLVSGFIATPTSAAEAGCRVDYTVNQWAGGYTAQVKVTNLGPAVNGWRLTWTHADGQRVTSAWNATVTQTGASVVAVNADWNGSLATGGAAEFGVQGTWSSANPAPTDFALNGVACGKTGTTPPPTTPPPSTPPPTTPPPAAGCGSAVVCSGFEDQTGTTPSGAWQFTAPDCQGTGTAAVDTSVAHSGSRSLRIDGRAGYCNHAFVASTANLSSVGPVMYVRMWVRHSTALPAAHVTFVSMPDSSQGGRALRVGGQNGALQWNRETDDATLPAQSPAGVAQSRPLPTGSWQCLRFAIDTTAPKLDTWLGDEQIPGLHADGVPTQDIDQQWLARTIPPRPTALRLGWESYGTGDDTLWFDDVAVGSAPIAC from the coding sequence GTGCGCACCTCCCCCTTGCGATTACTGCGCCGGCCCTTGACGGCGGCCCTCGCGGCTGCCGGGGCCGTCGCCCTGCTGGTGTCCGGATTCATCGCGACACCCACCAGCGCCGCGGAGGCCGGCTGCCGGGTCGACTACACCGTGAACCAGTGGGCCGGCGGCTACACGGCCCAGGTCAAGGTCACCAATCTCGGCCCGGCGGTCAACGGCTGGCGTCTGACCTGGACCCATGCCGACGGTCAGCGGGTGACATCGGCATGGAACGCGACCGTCACCCAGACCGGCGCCTCCGTCGTCGCCGTCAACGCGGACTGGAACGGCTCGCTGGCCACCGGCGGCGCCGCCGAGTTCGGTGTCCAGGGCACCTGGAGCTCGGCCAACCCCGCCCCGACCGATTTCGCCCTCAACGGTGTGGCCTGCGGCAAAACCGGCACCACCCCGCCGCCGACCACACCACCGCCGAGCACTCCGCCGCCCACGACGCCGCCGCCCGCCGCCGGCTGCGGCAGCGCCGTGGTCTGCTCGGGCTTCGAGGACCAGACCGGCACCACTCCCTCCGGCGCCTGGCAGTTCACCGCGCCCGACTGCCAGGGCACCGGGACAGCGGCCGTCGACACCTCGGTCGCGCACAGCGGCAGTAGGTCGCTGCGGATCGATGGCAGGGCCGGTTACTGCAACCACGCCTTCGTCGCCTCCACCGCGAACCTGTCGTCGGTGGGGCCGGTCATGTATGTGCGCATGTGGGTGCGGCACAGCACCGCGCTCCCCGCGGCCCATGTCACCTTCGTCTCCATGCCCGACAGCTCCCAGGGCGGCCGGGCGCTGCGCGTCGGCGGCCAGAACGGCGCCCTCCAGTGGAACCGGGAGACCGACGACGCCACCCTGCCCGCGCAGAGCCCGGCGGGCGTGGCACAGAGCAGGCCGCTGCCGACCGGGAGCTGGCAGTGCCTGCGCTTCGCGATCGACACGACGGCGCCCAAGCTCGACACCTGGCTCGGCGACGAACAGATCCCGGGCCTGCACGCGGACGGCGTTCCCACCCAGGACATCGACCAGCAGTGGCTTGCTCGCACCATCCCGCCCCGGCCCACAGCCCTGCGCCTGGGCTGGGAGAGCTACGGGACGGGCGACGACACGCTCTGGTTCGACGACGTGGCCGTCGGCTCCGCCCCCATCGCCTGCTGA
- a CDS encoding ABC transporter substrate-binding protein — MTADDVVWSMRHNMTDKSSFYGYLYSNVASITKTGAGEVTVRLKKPDYLFNDELASFAGVVVEKKFYEQNCNKAGTPGVGVMCTGPYKFDKWTRGQSVGVSRYDGYWNKSLPLKVKNIDFTFLTDDSAITSGLLSGQIDGTYGPPTAGPAQLRASSAGKLYSGAAPLAVTLVVANHKGALGNADVRRALRMAIDWKGIGSQVYAGEGTPASLQTVPAVYGFAKDDLTSYADSVRTDGSARIDEAKKLLAGVPADVKSKQISLVVPQQAETQQLGLGVKDAADKIGLNFKLDVVPATGYSNYLYDPATRGNTDLLYTQFWPNIPNPLDWLGLTAVTGGTFNQSGYSGIDGLYAEAIGTKDDSARSKLVLRMERKLHDEMDPMFSGIQLTNDVWLGSRITGAPAAFDYVYYPWAAHLGGTGK; from the coding sequence ATGACCGCCGACGACGTCGTGTGGAGCATGCGGCACAACATGACGGACAAGTCGAGCTTCTACGGCTACCTGTACTCGAACGTCGCCTCGATCACGAAGACGGGCGCCGGCGAAGTCACCGTCAGGCTCAAGAAGCCCGACTACCTCTTCAACGACGAGCTGGCGAGCTTCGCCGGTGTCGTCGTCGAGAAGAAGTTCTACGAGCAGAACTGCAATAAGGCCGGTACACCGGGCGTCGGCGTGATGTGCACCGGCCCCTACAAGTTCGACAAGTGGACGCGGGGCCAGTCGGTCGGCGTGAGCCGCTACGACGGCTACTGGAACAAGTCGCTGCCCCTGAAGGTGAAGAACATCGACTTCACCTTCCTGACCGACGACTCCGCGATCACCTCCGGCCTGCTCTCGGGCCAGATCGACGGAACGTACGGTCCGCCGACCGCCGGGCCGGCACAACTGAGGGCATCGTCTGCGGGCAAGCTCTACTCGGGCGCCGCGCCCCTGGCAGTCACGCTCGTGGTCGCGAACCACAAGGGTGCGCTGGGCAACGCCGACGTGCGCAGGGCGCTCCGGATGGCCATCGACTGGAAGGGCATCGGCAGCCAGGTGTACGCCGGTGAGGGGACCCCTGCTTCGCTGCAGACCGTGCCGGCCGTGTACGGCTTCGCCAAGGACGATCTGACCTCGTACGCCGACTCGGTCAGGACCGATGGCTCCGCGCGGATCGACGAGGCGAAGAAGCTGCTCGCCGGCGTTCCGGCCGACGTGAAATCGAAGCAGATCAGCCTCGTGGTTCCGCAGCAGGCGGAGACGCAGCAGCTGGGCCTCGGGGTCAAGGACGCGGCGGACAAGATCGGCTTGAACTTCAAGCTCGACGTCGTTCCGGCGACCGGCTACTCGAACTACCTGTACGACCCGGCGACACGTGGCAACACCGACCTGCTGTACACGCAGTTCTGGCCGAACATCCCGAACCCGCTCGACTGGCTGGGCCTCACCGCGGTGACCGGCGGCACCTTCAACCAGTCCGGCTACAGCGGCATCGACGGGCTCTACGCCGAGGCGATCGGTACGAAGGACGACAGCGCCCGCTCCAAGCTGGTGCTGCGGATGGAGCGGAAGCTGCACGACGAGATGGATCCGATGTTCTCCGGCATCCAGCTGACGAACGACGTATGGCTCGGAAGCAGGATCACCGGGGCGCCGGCAGCATTCGACTACGTCTACTACCCATGGGCGGCTCACCTCGGCGGAACCGGCAAGTAG
- a CDS encoding SAM-dependent methyltransferase: MTTDHSRSHRIDTSRAHPARVYDWLLGGKDNYPVDEAVGETLPPEARDAARQNRAFMHRAAAYLAARGVDQFLDIGTGIPTEPNLHQIVQRTVPTARIVYADNDPIVLRHAEALLVSCPEGVTDYIQADVREPDQIVRHARQVLDFDRPMALSLIALMHFIRDDQNAHGIVRGLVEALPSGSHLVLSHAAIDIFPELAEQVIAQYAKGGIRLSFRTREEVASFFDGLELAPPGLVTATEWYGADQEPPPSEESGIYAAVARVP, from the coding sequence ATGACGACGGACCATTCGCGGTCTCATCGCATCGACACCAGCCGGGCCCACCCCGCGCGGGTCTACGACTGGCTGCTCGGCGGTAAGGACAACTACCCGGTCGACGAGGCGGTCGGCGAGACACTGCCGCCCGAAGCGCGGGACGCGGCGCGGCAGAACCGCGCGTTCATGCACCGGGCGGCGGCCTACCTCGCCGCCCGGGGCGTCGACCAGTTTCTGGACATCGGCACCGGCATACCTACCGAGCCGAACCTCCACCAGATCGTGCAACGCACGGTGCCCACCGCCCGGATCGTCTACGCCGACAACGACCCGATCGTGCTGCGGCACGCCGAGGCCCTGCTGGTGAGCTGCCCCGAGGGCGTCACTGACTACATCCAGGCCGATGTGCGCGAGCCGGACCAGATAGTGCGGCACGCCCGGCAAGTGCTGGACTTCGACCGGCCGATGGCCCTGTCGCTGATCGCCCTGATGCACTTCATCCGCGACGACCAGAACGCCCACGGCATCGTCAGGGGCCTGGTCGAGGCCCTTCCGTCCGGCAGCCACCTGGTCCTCTCGCACGCCGCGATCGACATCTTCCCCGAGCTGGCGGAGCAGGTGATTGCCCAGTACGCCAAGGGCGGCATCCGCCTCAGCTTCCGTACCCGGGAGGAGGTGGCCAGCTTCTTCGACGGACTTGAACTGGCGCCGCCCGGCCTGGTCACCGCCACCGAGTGGTACGGCGCCGACCAGGAACCGCCCCCGTCGGAGGAGAGCGGCATCTACGCGGCCGTGGCCCGCGTTCCCTGA
- a CDS encoding VMAP-C domain-containing protein — MNGRSPERVRNELVVSIVDVLQGSATVNQASSREIWREMLAAELASPVEPFGGDRLRPWLLQIVMACTEVGDGLACLVRSLEYVEQQSTTIATLWPLVDEWEAVDFFNHADLRPLRPVLLSLSSPDLATMARRASRSRVQELPSWCRTGWQVFLRLAGENSPNGELPPSMAFLALCADRLVADSQADAAEVLRRFTRSQAHTLRLDGALADWQHSEFPQAAPSLVPAYLMIQFEPDRIEADRFYLSHWRQSDPEGWHPVPGQPVHLRREELPGAVEKLVEEVEERWADLRQPVLLEFILPWELLNEPVEWWSKESHSDSPTPLALDYPVVVRSLERLQRTAWHRTWHNKWRQLRERPADSHPHWSRPGQDSTYFFHLERELKEDRHAVCLVLSEPPGDDSGTGRREVLAGLRAGVPAMVWHRSDCSDPSFQDAIGEILQDRGLGSLAERIGKWRKEALALGPEVWDQHVGRHLAILLDDPERKPGPAGPA, encoded by the coding sequence GTGAACGGGCGCAGTCCGGAACGGGTCCGCAACGAGTTGGTCGTCTCCATCGTGGACGTGTTGCAGGGTTCGGCCACGGTGAACCAGGCGAGCAGCCGTGAGATCTGGCGGGAGATGCTCGCGGCCGAGCTGGCCTCTCCCGTGGAGCCGTTCGGCGGGGACCGGCTGCGGCCCTGGCTGCTGCAGATCGTCATGGCGTGCACCGAGGTCGGCGACGGCCTCGCCTGCCTGGTGCGGTCGCTGGAGTACGTGGAACAGCAGTCGACGACGATCGCCACTCTGTGGCCGCTGGTGGACGAGTGGGAGGCCGTCGACTTCTTCAACCACGCCGATCTGCGTCCGTTGCGGCCCGTCCTGCTGTCGCTGAGCTCCCCGGACCTCGCGACCATGGCGCGTCGCGCGAGCCGGTCCCGCGTGCAGGAACTGCCCTCCTGGTGCCGGACGGGGTGGCAGGTCTTCCTGCGGCTGGCGGGAGAGAACTCCCCGAACGGTGAACTCCCGCCCAGCATGGCCTTCCTCGCGCTCTGTGCCGACCGGCTGGTGGCGGACAGCCAGGCCGACGCCGCGGAGGTGCTGCGCCGCTTCACTCGCAGCCAGGCCCACACCCTGCGGCTGGACGGCGCCCTGGCGGACTGGCAGCACTCGGAGTTCCCACAGGCCGCGCCCTCGCTCGTCCCCGCCTACCTGATGATCCAGTTCGAGCCGGACCGGATCGAGGCGGACCGCTTCTACCTGTCCCACTGGCGCCAGTCCGACCCGGAGGGCTGGCACCCCGTACCCGGCCAGCCCGTCCACCTGCGCCGGGAGGAACTCCCCGGCGCGGTGGAGAAGCTGGTGGAGGAGGTCGAGGAGAGATGGGCCGACCTGCGGCAGCCGGTCCTCCTGGAGTTCATCCTGCCGTGGGAGCTGCTGAACGAGCCCGTCGAGTGGTGGTCGAAGGAGTCCCACTCCGACTCCCCCACGCCGCTGGCGCTGGACTACCCGGTGGTGGTGCGCAGCCTCGAGCGCTTGCAGCGGACCGCGTGGCACCGGACCTGGCACAACAAGTGGCGGCAGCTTCGGGAGCGCCCCGCGGACAGCCATCCGCACTGGAGCCGGCCGGGACAGGACTCGACCTACTTCTTCCATCTGGAGCGTGAGTTGAAGGAGGACCGGCACGCGGTCTGCCTGGTGCTCAGCGAGCCGCCCGGCGACGACTCGGGTACCGGTCGGCGGGAGGTCCTTGCCGGGTTGCGGGCCGGCGTGCCCGCGATGGTCTGGCACCGCAGCGACTGCTCGGACCCGTCGTTCCAGGACGCCATCGGCGAAATACTGCAGGACCGGGGGCTCGGCAGTCTTGCGGAACGCATCGGAAAGTGGCGCAAAGAGGCCCTGGCACTCGGACCCGAGGTCTGGGACCAGCATGTGGGCCGCCACCTGGCCATTCTGCTCGACGACCCCGAGCGCAAGCCGGGGCCGGCCGGGCCGGCGTAG